One window of Toxotes jaculatrix isolate fToxJac2 chromosome 19, fToxJac2.pri, whole genome shotgun sequence genomic DNA carries:
- the tmem121ab gene encoding transmembrane protein 121Ab: MVLPPPDKRHVCLTTIVIMTSMAFMDAYLVEQNQGPRKIGVCIIVLVGDVCFLIVLRYVAVWVGAEVRTARRGYAMILWFLYIFVLEIKLYFVFQNCKADRKSLETVARKALTLLLSVCVPGLYLVLVALDSMEYVRTFRKKEDMRSRLFWVALDLLDLLDIQANLWEPQRTGLPIWAEGLMFFYCYILLLILPCVSLSEISMQGEHMSPQKMMLYPVLSLVTINVVTILIRGVNMVLFQDSRVSTIFVGKNVVAIATKASTFLEYRRQVKEFPHPQNAMALELQQNSVSHTQPLPNATSLPHEPSPAQDVIDT, from the coding sequence ATGGTGTTGCCGCCCCCAGACAAACGCCACGTGTGCCTGACCACCATCGTCATCATGACCAGCATGGCCTTCATGGACGCCTACCTGGTGGAGCAGAACCAGGGTCCTAGAAAGATTGGGGTGTGTATTATAGTGCTGGTAGGAGATGTATGCTTCCTCATAGTGCTGCGATATGTGGCAGTGTGGGTCGGTGCAGAGGTGCGCACCGCCCGACGAGGATACGCCATGATCCTGTGGTTTCTGTACATCTTTGTCCTGGAGATCAAACTCTACTTTGTCTTCCAGAATTGCAAAGCTGACAGGAAGAGTCTGGAGACAGTGGCACGGAAGGCTCtgacattattattatctgtGTGCGTACCAGGTTTATACTTGGTTCTAGTGGCTCTAGATAGCATGGAATATGTAAGAACTTTCAGAAAGAAGGAGGACATGAGGAGCCGTCTGTTCTGGGTGGCCCTGGACCTGCTGGACCTGCTGGATATCCAAGCTAACCTGTGGGAGCCCCAGCGGACAGGCCTGCCCATCTGGGCCGAGGGCCTGATGTTCTTCTACTGCTACATCCTGCTGCTCATCCTGCCCTGCGTGTCACTCAGTGAAATCAGCATGCAGGGGGAGCACATGTCGCCCCAGAAGATGATGCTCTACCCAGTCCTGAGTCTGGTCACCATAAATGTGGTCACCATCCTTATACGCGGCGTAAACATGGTCCTGTTTCAGGACAGCCGCGTTTCCACCATCTTTGTCGGCAAGAACGTGGTGGCCATCGCCACCAAGGCGTCCACCTTCCTGGAGTACCGCAGACAGGTGAAGGAGTTCCCCCACCCACAGAACGCCATGGCACTAGAGCTGCAGCAGAACTCTGTCAGCCACACACAGCCGCTGCCCAACGCCACCAGTTTGCCACACGAACCTTCGCCAGCGCAGGACGTCATCGACACATGA